In one Nicotiana tomentosiformis chromosome 6, ASM39032v3, whole genome shotgun sequence genomic region, the following are encoded:
- the LOC117280078 gene encoding uncharacterized protein: MARDFEGPVGGLSKDVAMRPPSGDDDILTKPSSPRQDKEKKRKRAPSSPSSEKKKPRKRLARKPKKSTSARASVLHHETFLRYRDELKQLKAKVRELTEKRDAFKLLSEEIEWEVKNLRAKLEVARKEHADLVEQLRAAKERAEVQIKKVEELQSRLGSAVSDRESLAKELRTAKSEVIVVKAEADEMVAQYKAHAEAAQDLVKTIVEHIKWQSRREALEEVHFRGFDLSAEIKNAKVLEAEARKLAYAEEEDSEESEDLGKSEGGGGPEGDDAAPDED, encoded by the exons ATGGCGCGAGATTtcgaagggccggtgggag GTCTTTCCAAGGATGTCGCAATGAGGCCTCCATCCGGTGATGATGATATCCTCACCAAACCATCTTCTCCGAggcaggataaagagaagaaaagaaaaagggctccgagttctccTAGCTCCGAGAAAAAGAAGCCAAGGAAAAGATTGGCGCGTAAACCAAAGAAAAGCACCAGTGCTCGA gcctcggtgcttcatcatgagacCTTTTTAAGGTACCGGGATGAGCTGAAGCAACTCAAAGCTAAAGTTCGTGAgctcactgagaagagagacGCCTTTAAACTTCTTAGCGAGGAGATCGAATGGGAGGTTAAGAATCTCCGTGCCAAGCTGGAAGTTGCTCGGAAGGAACATGCTGatttggtcgagcag CTTAGAGCAGCAAAGGAGAGGGCTGAGGTTCAGATAAAAAAGGTTGAGGAGCTCCAATCCCGGTTAGGTTCAGCTGTCTCAGATCGAGAAAGTCTGGCCAAGGAGCTTAGAACGGCCAAGTCAGAGGTCATCGTGGTTAAAGCCGAAGCTGATgaaatggtggcccagtacaaggcCCATGCCGAGGCGGCTCAAGACCTTGTAAAAACTATAGTTGAGCATATAAAGTGGCAATcacgaagggaggccctcgaggaagtTCACTTTCGGGGTTTTGATTTATCGGCTGAGATTAAGAATGCGAAGGTGCTCGAAGCTGAGGCCAGGAAGCTGGCCTATGCTGAGGAGGAAGATTCCGAGGAGTCTGAAGATTTGGGTAAATCCGAGGGTGGCGGAGGACCCGAAGGTGATGATGCGGCCCCTGACGAAGACTAG